One segment of Clostridium botulinum DNA contains the following:
- the bilR gene encoding bilirubin reductase produces MYKEIFKPIKIRNLEIKNKIVFAPTSLGNDSKKRFDKLVKIAKGGVGLIVIGDVSVRSSFHKGIPTLEKDEYIEYFKNVIDELHRYGCKVSAQLFYPEYDVDYVIGLIKSNEISRDEIRSVLKENTINYINDMSKDKINKIQQDFVEAAIRANKCGFDMIQIHGDRIIGSFSSSIFNKRKDEYGGNEENRARMSSEIVKKVREALPEMIIDYKLGIRKENPDIGKGGPTISEVKTFVTLLDNAGIDSFHVAIANHSTIKDTIPAYNHSYLEGEGCFLDLAKEVKKYTNKIVCGVGKLKSPHFINSILKEEIVEMIGLSRQLIADEEWTLKVKEERENEIKYCRFCNYCTNSLLNNTEFGCILNKNN; encoded by the coding sequence ATGTATAAAGAAATCTTTAAACCTATAAAAATAAGAAACTTAGAAATAAAAAATAAAATAGTGTTTGCACCAACTTCATTAGGAAATGATTCTAAGAAAAGATTTGATAAATTAGTTAAAATAGCTAAGGGGGGTGTTGGACTTATAGTAATTGGTGATGTTTCAGTAAGAAGTTCATTTCATAAAGGAATACCAACATTAGAAAAGGATGAATATATAGAATATTTTAAGAATGTTATAGATGAATTACACAGGTATGGATGTAAAGTTTCAGCTCAATTATTTTATCCCGAATATGATGTAGATTATGTAATTGGATTAATTAAGTCTAATGAAATTAGTAGAGATGAAATAAGAAGTGTATTAAAAGAGAATACTATAAATTATATAAATGATATGTCAAAAGATAAAATTAATAAGATACAACAAGATTTTGTAGAAGCAGCTATAAGAGCTAATAAATGTGGATTTGATATGATTCAAATACATGGGGATAGAATAATTGGAAGTTTTTCATCTAGTATCTTTAATAAAAGAAAAGATGAATATGGTGGAAATGAAGAAAATAGAGCAAGGATGTCTTCAGAGATTGTTAAAAAAGTTAGAGAAGCTCTTCCAGAGATGATTATTGATTATAAGTTAGGTATTAGAAAAGAAAATCCTGATATAGGAAAAGGTGGACCGACAATAAGTGAAGTAAAAACATTTGTTACATTACTTGATAATGCAGGGATTGATAGCTTTCATGTAGCTATTGCAAATCATTCAACAATAAAGGATACCATTCCAGCATATAATCATTCATATTTAGAAGGTGAAGGATGTTTTTTAGATTTAGCAAAGGAAGTTAAAAAATATACAAATAAGATAGTTTGTGGAGTAGGAAAGTTAAAATCACCTCATTTTATAAATAGTATATTAAAAGAAGAAATTGTTGAAATGATAGGTTTATCTAGGCAACTTATTGCTGATGAAGAGTGGACTTTAAAAGTAAAAGAAGAAAGAGAAAATGAAATAAAGTATTGTAGATTTTGCAATTATTGTACTAATTCATTATTAAATAATACGGAATTTGGATGTATATTAAATAAAAATAATTAG
- the bilQ gene encoding bilirubin utilization transcriptional regulator BilQ encodes MFNNKNIFENSNITQYICVFYKDFKRYCEEKLKPYNLTNGLYYYLIFIYKKPGSKLNEISKSLNLDKAQTTRAIQKLIDYGYVRKEVNEHDKKSFNVYPTEIGRDIMNKIINLFSEWEEEKLIKNFSKEERELLQVLVQKAFKNI; translated from the coding sequence GTGTTTAATAATAAGAATATTTTTGAAAATTCAAATATAACACAATATATATGTGTGTTTTATAAAGACTTCAAACGTTATTGTGAAGAGAAGCTTAAGCCATATAATTTAACTAATGGACTTTATTATTATTTAATATTTATATATAAAAAACCTGGTAGCAAGTTAAATGAAATAAGTAAAAGTTTAAATTTAGATAAGGCTCAAACTACTAGAGCAATTCAAAAGCTTATTGATTATGGTTATGTTAGAAAAGAAGTGAATGAACATGATAAAAAATCTTTTAATGTTTATCCTACTGAGATTGGAAGGGATATAATGAACAAGATTATAAACTTATTTTCAGAATGGGAAGAGGAAAAATTAATAAAGAATTTTTCTAAAGAAGAAAGAGAGCTATTACAAGTTTTAGTGCAAAAAGCATTTAAAAATATATAA
- a CDS encoding DEAD/DEAH box helicase, with amino-acid sequence MLFKDLNIIEPIQKALTEAGYTNPTPIQEQSIPSLLEGKDFLGCAQTGTGKTAAFAIPVLQNIAKNQNKSDKSRTIKALILAPTRELAIQIEENFTLYSKHTNIKNTVIFGGVSQKPQTRILGEGVDILIATPGRLLDLIDQKYIDLSNVKHFVLDEADRMFDMGMVRDVKKIVAKLPKVRQNLLFSATMPSEVKSLVNSILKDPVKVEVAPVSSTIDTITQGVYFVTKKDKKSLLVHLLKDESIKSLLVFSRTKYGANNIVKDLAKTGTESQAIHGNKSQNARQLALSNFKEGKIRVLVATDIAARGIDVDGLSHVINYDLPDVPETYVHRIGRTGRAGNSGVAISFCDVDEKSSLKDIEKTIGKNIPVMKNVEFERIAITREPAQRKEADKKTTDANKKPKRNWYGEKRRSQGNGGQQGKRQSGRTQQAR; translated from the coding sequence ATGTTATTTAAAGATTTAAATATAATAGAACCAATTCAAAAGGCTTTAACAGAAGCAGGATATACAAATCCTACACCAATACAAGAACAATCAATTCCATCATTATTAGAAGGAAAAGATTTTTTAGGATGTGCGCAAACAGGTACAGGTAAGACAGCAGCGTTTGCTATTCCTGTTTTACAAAACATAGCAAAAAATCAAAATAAATCAGATAAATCAAGAACAATAAAAGCTTTAATATTAGCACCAACTAGAGAATTAGCAATTCAAATAGAAGAGAATTTTACTCTTTATAGTAAGCATACTAATATTAAAAATACAGTAATATTTGGTGGAGTATCACAAAAGCCTCAAACTAGAATATTAGGTGAGGGTGTAGATATATTAATTGCAACACCAGGTAGATTACTTGATTTAATAGATCAAAAATACATTGATTTAAGCAATGTTAAGCATTTTGTTTTAGATGAAGCTGACCGTATGTTTGATATGGGAATGGTTCGTGATGTTAAGAAAATAGTAGCTAAGTTACCAAAGGTTAGACAAAATCTTTTATTCTCTGCTACTATGCCTTCAGAAGTTAAGAGCTTAGTAAACAGTATTCTTAAAGATCCAGTAAAAGTTGAAGTAGCACCGGTTTCATCAACTATAGATACTATTACTCAAGGCGTATATTTTGTTACAAAGAAAGATAAGAAGTCTTTACTTGTTCACCTACTTAAGGATGAATCTATTAAGTCATTATTAGTATTCTCAAGAACAAAATATGGAGCAAATAATATTGTCAAAGATCTTGCTAAGACTGGAACTGAGTCTCAAGCAATTCATGGTAATAAATCTCAAAATGCAAGACAACTTGCTTTAAGTAATTTTAAAGAAGGTAAAATAAGAGTTTTAGTAGCAACTGATATAGCTGCAAGAGGAATAGATGTAGATGGATTATCTCACGTTATAAATTATGACTTACCTGACGTACCAGAAACTTATGTACATAGAATTGGAAGAACTGGAAGAGCTGGAAATAGTGGCGTAGCAATATCATTCTGTGATGTTGATGAAAAAAGTTCACTTAAGGATATTGAAAAAACAATAGGAAAAAATATTCCTGTAATGAAGAATGTTGAATTTGAAAGAATAGCTATAACTAGAGAACCTGCTCAAAGGAAAGAAGCAGACAAGAAGACTACTGATGCTAATAAAAAGCCAAAAAGAAATTGGTATGGTGAAAAAAGAAGAAGCCAAGGCAATGGTGGTCAACAAGGAAAGAGACAAAGTGGTAGAACTCAACAAGCTAGATAA
- a CDS encoding zinc-ribbon domain-containing protein, whose product MTDKTIVCRDCGSEFIFSVGEQEFYKEKGFDNEPTRCAACRRAKKEQNRR is encoded by the coding sequence ATGACAGATAAGACAATTGTATGCAGAGATTGCGGAAGTGAATTCATATTTTCAGTAGGAGAACAAGAATTCTACAAAGAAAAAGGATTCGATAACGAACCAACAAGATGTGCAGCTTGTAGAAGAGCTAAAAAAGAACAAAATAGAAGATAA
- a CDS encoding DUF2798 domain-containing protein has product MEKCMPRNVKEGLIYGGVICALTCIFMATMNICINMGGVSGKAIVTSLKSFPLVFIIAMILEMFIVGKIANKLVNVFSSSTDCLNAHILFRTFFTVIGMSIIMTIVGGSLANGFSLEVIKEFIICWPRNFCVAIFLELLVVQPIARNVMRTMHEIQEKNQNNYYKLEQ; this is encoded by the coding sequence ATGGAAAAATGTATGCCTAGAAATGTAAAAGAAGGATTGATTTATGGGGGCGTTATATGTGCATTGACGTGCATTTTTATGGCAACTATGAATATTTGTATTAATATGGGTGGAGTTTCAGGAAAAGCTATAGTTACATCATTAAAGTCATTTCCATTAGTTTTTATAATTGCAATGATACTTGAAATGTTTATTGTTGGGAAGATAGCTAATAAGCTAGTAAATGTTTTTAGTTCATCAACAGATTGTTTAAATGCTCATATTCTGTTTAGGACATTTTTTACCGTTATTGGTATGTCTATCATTATGACAATTGTAGGAGGAAGCTTAGCAAATGGATTCAGTCTGGAAGTTATTAAAGAGTTCATAATTTGCTGGCCACGCAACTTTTGTGTAGCTATATTTTTGGAATTGCTTGTTGTGCAGCCTATAGCAAGAAATGTGATGAGAACAATGCATGAAATTCAAGAAAAAAATCAAAATAATTACTATAAGTTAGAACAATGA
- the rlmH gene encoding 23S rRNA (pseudouridine(1915)-N(3))-methyltransferase RlmH — protein MNITIISVGKLKEKYLKHAIDEYSKRLSRYCKLNIVELQDEQTPDNASEKDELIIKDKEGNKILNSIKDNMYVITLDLKGKMISSEELSKFIDNCGVRGNSNLCFIIGGSLGLSEAVLKRSNYSLCFSKMTFPHQLFRVMLLEQIYRAFRISNGEPYHK, from the coding sequence ATGAATATAACAATTATTTCAGTAGGAAAACTTAAAGAAAAATATTTAAAACATGCTATAGACGAGTATTCAAAAAGGTTATCTCGCTATTGTAAATTGAATATAGTGGAGTTACAAGATGAGCAAACTCCAGATAATGCATCTGAAAAGGATGAACTTATCATAAAAGATAAAGAAGGAAATAAGATTTTAAATTCAATAAAAGACAATATGTACGTAATTACATTAGATCTTAAAGGTAAGATGATTTCATCAGAAGAACTATCTAAATTTATTGATAATTGTGGAGTAAGAGGCAATAGTAATTTATGCTTCATAATTGGAGGAAGTTTAGGTTTAAGTGAAGCTGTTTTAAAAAGATCTAATTATAGTCTTTGCTTTAGTAAAATGACATTTCCACATCAACTATTCAGAGTTATGTTATTAGAACAAATATATAGAGCATTTAGAATAAGTAATGGAGAACCGTATCATAAATAA
- a CDS encoding lactate utilization protein, with the protein MDNNIMWVNEQKILRTIDELRKSNMNGYFAKSKDDLIGIIENIIEPGNKIAFGGSMTLFECGVMDYLNSGKYNLLDRNKHDITREEVNEIYRQAFFSDAYFTSSNAITEKGEIYNVDGNGNRVAAILYGPKKVIIIAGVNKIVPTINDAIKRNKEISAPANTKRLNRATPCSKIGKCMDCDSKERICNEYTLIKRQVDKDRIHVIFINETLGY; encoded by the coding sequence ATGGACAATAATATTATGTGGGTAAATGAACAAAAAATATTAAGAACAATAGATGAGTTAAGAAAAAGTAATATGAATGGATATTTTGCTAAATCTAAAGATGACTTAATAGGTATTATAGAAAACATAATAGAACCAGGCAATAAAATTGCTTTTGGAGGATCAATGACCTTATTTGAATGTGGGGTTATGGATTATCTTAATAGTGGAAAATACAATTTATTAGATAGAAATAAACATGATATCACACGTGAAGAAGTAAATGAAATATACAGACAAGCATTTTTTTCAGATGCTTATTTCACAAGCTCAAATGCTATTACTGAAAAAGGTGAAATTTATAATGTTGATGGCAATGGCAATAGGGTAGCAGCCATTCTTTATGGGCCTAAAAAAGTAATAATAATTGCAGGCGTAAATAAGATAGTTCCAACTATAAATGATGCAATTAAAAGAAATAAAGAAATATCTGCACCTGCAAATACAAAAAGATTAAATAGAGCAACACCATGTTCGAAAATAGGAAAATGTATGGATTGTGATAGCAAAGAAAGAATTTGTAATGAATATACATTAATTAAAAGACAAGTGGACAAAGATAGAATACATGTAATATTTATAAATGAAACTTTAGGATATTAA
- a CDS encoding SEC-C metal-binding domain-containing protein: MSLYTDWTNMVVDYVKTKGENAFWQEYSKLEKSIYKDLLAKHKDPKKTTIAGLAKEYDSSLEFIMGFIDGINDSLKNQYDLENLDENTELVLDIDLENLYYNMLDAKAEYLYTLPQWDGIFSEEKRKEIQKQFRDSKIIRNNEKVGRNDDCPCGSGKKYKKCCGK; the protein is encoded by the coding sequence ATGAGTTTATATACAGATTGGACTAATATGGTTGTAGACTATGTAAAAACTAAAGGAGAAAATGCTTTCTGGCAAGAATATAGTAAGTTAGAAAAAAGCATTTATAAAGATTTATTAGCAAAACACAAAGATCCTAAGAAAACAACAATTGCTGGTTTAGCAAAAGAATATGATTCTTCATTAGAATTCATAATGGGATTTATTGATGGAATAAATGATAGTTTAAAAAATCAATATGATTTAGAAAATTTAGATGAAAATACTGAATTAGTATTAGACATTGATTTAGAAAATTTATATTATAATATGTTAGATGCAAAAGCTGAATATCTTTACACTTTACCACAATGGGATGGAATATTCTCAGAAGAAAAGAGAAAAGAAATTCAAAAACAATTTAGAGATTCTAAAATCATTAGAAATAATGAAAAAGTTGGAAGAAACGACGATTGTCCATGTGGAAGCGGAAAGAAATATAAAAAGTGTTGTGGTAAATAG
- a CDS encoding MBL fold metallo-hydrolase: MIFCSLYSGSSGNSMFVASEKSKILIDAGLPGKRIDEALKSINQSPNDLDGIFVTHEHSDHIKGVGVLSRKYDIPIYANSNTWNAMESLIGKIKEHNIKVIDKRSVTQIKDLDVKAFNIPHDSISPMGYTIANKNKKVSVATDLGTFTKEIYDNIKESEIILLESNHDVSMLKYGPYPYSLKRRILSEIGHLSNDDCGEAIVQILKNGFNKKVILGHLSSTNNQPDLAYQTVVNVLRENGINEKNDITLTMANRHEPSEFIEF; the protein is encoded by the coding sequence ATGATATTCTGTTCTTTATACAGTGGAAGCAGTGGAAATAGTATGTTTGTTGCTTCTGAAAAATCAAAAATATTAATAGATGCTGGACTTCCAGGTAAAAGAATTGATGAAGCATTGAAATCAATAAATCAGTCACCAAATGATTTAGATGGTATTTTTGTAACACATGAACATAGTGATCATATAAAGGGTGTTGGGGTTTTATCAAGAAAATATGATATACCGATATATGCAAATTCCAACACTTGGAATGCTATGGAATCATTAATTGGAAAGATAAAAGAGCATAATATAAAGGTAATTGATAAAAGATCAGTTACTCAAATTAAAGACTTAGATGTGAAAGCATTTAATATTCCTCATGATTCAATATCTCCTATGGGGTATACTATTGCTAATAAAAATAAAAAAGTTAGCGTAGCAACTGATTTAGGAACATTTACAAAAGAAATATATGATAATATTAAAGAATCAGAAATTATTTTACTTGAAAGTAATCATGATGTCAGTATGCTTAAATATGGACCATATCCGTATAGTTTAAAAAGAAGAATATTAAGTGAGATAGGTCATCTATCTAATGATGATTGCGGTGAAGCCATTGTACAAATATTAAAGAATGGCTTTAATAAGAAGGTTATTTTGGGACATTTAAGTAGTACTAATAATCAACCTGATTTAGCATATCAAACAGTAGTTAATGTATTAAGAGAAAATGGAATTAATGAAAAGAATGACATAACATTAACTATGGCAAATAGGCATGAGCCTAGTGAATTCATAGAATTTTAA
- a CDS encoding UDP-N-acetylglucosamine 1-carboxyvinyltransferase: MERLIINGGNILRGSVEINGAKNAAVAILPAAIMASEGKCVIDNIPDIEDVHCLERILESLGCNTVKIDNNTLEIDSTNVSNFDASTEDVRRMRASYYFIGALLARFKQAKVVLPGGCPIGVRPIDQHIKGFEALGAEVKIEHGAVIVKAEKLQGTNIFFDVVSVGATINVMIAATLADGVTTLENVAKEPHVVDMANFLNSMGANIKGAGTDVIRIQGVEKLKGCSYSVIPDQIEAGTFMIAAVATRGDVYVRNVIPKHLESISAKLKEMGAVIEEDDDCIRVCASDELKAVNVKTTPYPGFPTDIQQPMSALLSVISGKSIVTESIWENRHKHIDELKKMGANIKVEGRVAIIEGVKRLTGAVVKATDLRAGAAMVIAGLLAEGRTEITSIEHIDRGYPHIENKLRALGADIKRTTVE; the protein is encoded by the coding sequence ATGGAAAGATTGATAATAAATGGAGGGAATATTCTTAGAGGGTCTGTTGAGATCAATGGTGCTAAAAATGCAGCTGTAGCAATATTGCCAGCAGCTATAATGGCCAGTGAAGGAAAATGTGTAATTGATAATATACCAGATATTGAAGATGTACACTGCCTTGAAAGAATATTAGAAAGTTTAGGTTGTAATACAGTAAAAATAGATAATAATACATTAGAAATAGATAGTACGAATGTAAGTAATTTTGATGCCTCAACTGAGGATGTAAGAAGAATGAGAGCATCTTATTATTTTATAGGAGCTTTATTAGCGAGATTTAAGCAAGCGAAGGTTGTATTACCTGGTGGATGTCCAATTGGTGTTAGACCGATAGATCAACACATAAAAGGATTTGAAGCTCTTGGCGCAGAAGTTAAGATAGAACATGGCGCTGTAATAGTAAAAGCAGAAAAATTACAAGGAACAAATATATTTTTTGATGTAGTATCAGTAGGTGCTACAATAAATGTTATGATTGCAGCAACATTAGCAGATGGTGTTACTACTCTTGAAAATGTGGCTAAAGAACCACATGTAGTTGACATGGCTAATTTCTTAAACTCAATGGGTGCAAATATTAAAGGTGCTGGTACTGATGTTATTAGAATACAAGGTGTTGAAAAACTAAAAGGTTGTTCTTATAGTGTTATACCTGACCAAATAGAAGCTGGTACATTTATGATAGCAGCTGTTGCAACTCGTGGAGATGTTTATGTAAGGAATGTTATTCCAAAGCACTTAGAATCAATTTCAGCAAAACTTAAAGAAATGGGTGCAGTAATTGAAGAAGATGATGATTGTATAAGGGTCTGTGCTAGTGATGAACTAAAAGCAGTAAACGTAAAGACTACTCCTTATCCAGGATTCCCTACTGATATTCAGCAACCTATGTCAGCTTTATTAAGCGTTATTTCTGGAAAGAGTATAGTTACTGAGTCTATATGGGAAAATAGACATAAGCATATAGATGAACTTAAAAAGATGGGTGCTAACATAAAAGTTGAAGGTAGAGTAGCTATTATTGAAGGTGTTAAAAGACTTACTGGAGCAGTAGTAAAAGCAACTGATTTAAGAGCTGGAGCTGCTATGGTTATAGCTGGTCTATTAGCTGAAGGAAGAACAGAAATAACAAGTATAGAACATATAGATAGAGGATATCCACATATAGAAAATAAATTAAGAGCTTTAGGAGCGGATATAAAGAGAACTACAGTAGAATAG